The region TCGCCGAGCCAGTCCACCGGCGTATTGAGGCCCAGCCACGCCAGGATTCCGTCCAGGTGCAGCCACGCCAGCGTCTGGTTGAGCACGCCGTTCTTGAAGAAGATGAACATGAAGATCAGCGAGATGGCGACGCTGCTGGTGACCGACGGCAGGAAGAAGGCCACGCGGAAGAAGTTCTTGCCGCGCAGGCTCTGGTCCATGATCAGCGCGAGCACCATGGCCAGGCCGGTCTGGGCGGCCACCACCACGGCGGTGTAGAGGGCGGTGTTGCGGACGCTGATCCAGAAGTCGCCCTGGGTGAGGAGGTAGGAGTAGTTGTCGAGCCCTACCCACCTTGGCGGGCTGAACAGGTCGTAGGAGTGGAACGACAGCCACAGCGCCTGGACGAGCGGCCAGACGGTGAACACCGCGAGCACCGCGAGGAATGGTGCGAGGAAGGTGTAGCCGGCGATGGCGTCGCCGAGTTTCACGGGCCTGCCGGAAGGCGGTCTGGTCATAGCTGCTGGATCCGGTCGACTTCCTTGCAGGCGTCCTCCAGGGCCTCCGCTGGCTGCTTGGCGCCCAGGAAGATCTCCTGCACGGCCACGCCCAGGCGATTCTTGACCCGGTCGCCCTTCGGGCCGAACTCGTAGGGCACGGCGTAGTCGGCCCCGGCCAGGATCGGCCCGTACTCCGGTCGTTGCTGGACGTAGCGCCTGCTGATGGCCTTGCGGCTGGGCAGGGCGAACGTGACCTGCGCCTGCGCCTGCTCGCTGGTGAGGAACTCGATGAGCTTCCAGGCTGCCTCGGGGTGCCTGGACGTCTTGGGAATCACGTAGGCCACGGTGAACAGGAAATTGCTGCGGCCGGCCGGGCCCCTGGGCAGTTCGGCGACGCCGTAACGCACCTTCGGGAACGACTCGGCGAGGTAGGGGATGAGCCAGCCTCCCTCGAACACCATCGCGGCGTCCTGCCGCCCGAACGCGTCGCCCGGCCAGGAACTGCCTACTTCGGACGGGTAGATGGCCGAGCGATCCTCGGCCTTGAGGCCGAAGTAAAAGCCCATGGCTTCCCGGGCCGGTCCCGACGCCAGGGCGCACCTGCCCTTCGCGTCGAACAGCGTCGCGCCATGCTTGCGGGCGACCGGCAGAAAACGATCGATGTTGTCGTGCGTGAGCGCGAAACCGTACTGCTTCCGCGCGTCGACCGGGCCGGTCAGGTCCCTGGCCGCCTTGCGCAAATCGGAGAGCGTCCAGGAAGCGTCGGGCGCTCGCAACTCCTTCCTACCGAACGCGTCCTTGTTGTAGAAGAGCGCCAGGGTGTTGAAGTCCTTCGGAATGCCGTAGGTCTTGCCGCCGGCGCTGAAGGCGTTCAGCAGGGAGGGGATGAACGCGCCGCGATCCACGCCGGACTTCGCCATGTAGTCGTCTAGGGGACGCATGATGCCCTTGGCCAGAAAAGGCTTGAAGTACAGGATGTCGAGGTAGAAGACGTC is a window of Candidatus Tanganyikabacteria bacterium DNA encoding:
- a CDS encoding ABC transporter substrate-binding protein encodes the protein MSYQRFLSLAVALLLGACRPGSSADDGRTVIRFSGYAGNPAETGLMKKLVADFNASQGDVKAVYEPVPGQYYPKLLTMLVSKTAPDVFYLDILYFKPFLAKGIMRPLDDYMAKSGVDRGAFIPSLLNAFSAGGKTYGIPKDFNTLALFYNKDAFGRKELRAPDASWTLSDLRKAARDLTGPVDARKQYGFALTHDNIDRFLPVARKHGATLFDAKGRCALASGPAREAMGFYFGLKAEDRSAIYPSEVGSSWPGDAFGRQDAAMVFEGGWLIPYLAESFPKVRYGVAELPRGPAGRSNFLFTVAYVIPKTSRHPEAAWKLIEFLTSEQAQAQVTFALPSRKAISRRYVQQRPEYGPILAGADYAVPYEFGPKGDRVKNRLGVAVQEIFLGAKQPAEALEDACKEVDRIQQL
- a CDS encoding sugar ABC transporter permease translates to MTRPPSGRPVKLGDAIAGYTFLAPFLAVLAVFTVWPLVQALWLSFHSYDLFSPPRWVGLDNYSYLLTQGDFWISVRNTALYTAVVVAAQTGLAMVLALIMDQSLRGKNFFRVAFFLPSVTSSVAISLIFMFIFFKNGVLNQTLAWLHLDGILAWLGLNTPVDWLGDVKTALWAIMAQNIWSTSGFLMIVFLAGLQDIPESLYEAARVDGASPLAQFWHITLPLLRPTTFYVVTMGLIGCFQVFDQVYVMTEGGPLKATLTTAYLLYQEAFVNFNMGFACAIAFVLALIIFTVTMVQKRVMGE